A genome region from Aggregicoccus sp. 17bor-14 includes the following:
- a CDS encoding long-chain fatty acid--CoA ligase, producing the protein MQSPQFQTLVDILKRSTHAFAARELFGEKKNGAWVWTTYARFGELVDDLRGGLAQLGVGAGDRVAVISNNRLEWAVGAYASYSLGAVYVPMYESQQAKEWQYILADCGAKVVFCATDAIAKTVGGMKDALPKLEHVLRFTGSESEQDAYACLLRRGAETPSPMVNPKPTELAGLIYTSGTTGNPKGVMLSHANIARNVSAIHEIFPMTQEDRSLAFLPWAHVFGQTVELHALLSMGASMGIAEAVEKIIDNLGEVRPTLLMSVPRIFNRIYDGLQKRMATEKVVTRTLFHHGLSVAGQRRELALKGKRSALLDAQHAVLDRIVFSKVRARFGGRMKYAFSGGAAIAREVAEFIDNLGITVYEGYGLTETSPIATANFPGNRKIGSVGKALPGVRIDIDTTATGDASQGEVVVHGHNVMLGYYNLPEENAKVFTGDGGFRTGDMGYVDPDGFLYITGRIKEQYKLENGKYVVPVPIEQALALSTFITNAMVHGQNKPFNVALIVVDLDTLKKWALEKGLDTTSIPELLKRPEVQALYREQINEHCRGFKGYERPQRFLLLSEDFTVGNDMLTASLKLKRRGVLNRYGEAVEALYRQAGEDALPAA; encoded by the coding sequence ATGCAGAGCCCGCAGTTCCAGACGTTGGTGGACATCCTCAAGCGCAGCACCCACGCCTTCGCCGCCCGCGAGCTGTTCGGGGAGAAGAAGAACGGTGCCTGGGTGTGGACGACGTACGCGCGCTTCGGGGAGCTGGTGGACGACCTGCGCGGCGGGCTCGCGCAGCTGGGCGTGGGCGCGGGGGACCGCGTGGCCGTCATCTCCAACAACCGCCTCGAGTGGGCGGTGGGTGCGTACGCGAGCTACTCGCTCGGCGCGGTGTACGTGCCCATGTACGAGTCGCAGCAGGCGAAGGAGTGGCAGTACATCCTCGCGGACTGTGGCGCCAAGGTGGTGTTCTGCGCCACGGACGCCATCGCGAAGACAGTGGGCGGGATGAAGGACGCCCTGCCCAAGCTCGAGCACGTGCTGCGCTTCACCGGCAGCGAGAGCGAGCAGGATGCGTACGCGTGCCTCCTGCGCCGCGGCGCCGAGACGCCGAGCCCCATGGTGAACCCGAAGCCCACGGAGCTGGCCGGGCTCATCTACACCTCGGGCACCACGGGCAACCCGAAGGGCGTGATGCTCAGCCACGCGAACATCGCGCGCAACGTCAGCGCCATCCACGAGATCTTCCCCATGACCCAGGAGGACCGCTCGCTCGCCTTCCTGCCCTGGGCGCACGTGTTCGGGCAGACGGTGGAGCTGCACGCGCTGCTGTCCATGGGCGCCTCCATGGGCATCGCGGAGGCGGTGGAGAAGATCATCGACAACCTCGGCGAGGTGCGCCCCACCCTGCTGATGAGCGTGCCGCGCATCTTCAACCGCATCTACGACGGGCTGCAGAAGCGCATGGCCACCGAGAAGGTGGTGACGCGCACGCTCTTCCACCACGGGCTGAGCGTGGCCGGGCAGCGGCGCGAGCTCGCGCTGAAGGGCAAGCGCAGCGCGCTGCTGGATGCGCAGCACGCGGTGCTGGACCGCATCGTGTTCAGCAAGGTGCGCGCGCGCTTCGGCGGCCGGATGAAGTACGCCTTCAGCGGCGGCGCGGCGATCGCGCGCGAGGTGGCCGAGTTCATCGACAACCTGGGCATCACCGTCTACGAGGGCTACGGCCTCACCGAGACCAGCCCCATTGCCACCGCGAACTTCCCGGGGAACCGGAAGATCGGCTCGGTGGGCAAGGCGCTGCCGGGCGTGCGCATCGACATCGACACCACGGCCACCGGCGACGCGAGCCAGGGCGAGGTGGTGGTGCACGGGCACAACGTGATGCTCGGCTACTACAACCTGCCCGAGGAGAACGCGAAGGTGTTCACCGGCGACGGGGGCTTCCGCACCGGGGACATGGGCTACGTGGACCCGGACGGCTTCCTCTACATCACCGGCCGCATCAAGGAGCAGTACAAGCTGGAGAACGGCAAGTACGTGGTGCCGGTGCCCATCGAGCAGGCGCTCGCGCTCTCCACCTTCATCACCAACGCCATGGTGCACGGGCAGAACAAGCCCTTCAACGTGGCGCTCATCGTGGTGGACCTGGACACGCTGAAGAAGTGGGCCCTGGAGAAGGGCCTCGACACCACGAGCATCCCCGAGCTGCTCAAGCGCCCCGAGGTGCAGGCGCTCTACCGCGAGCAGATCAACGAGCACTGCCGCGGCTTCAAGGGCTACGAGCGCCCGCAGCGCTTCCTGCTCCTGAGCGAGGACTTCACGGTGGGCAACGACATGCTCACCGCCTCGCTCAAGCTCAAGCGCCGCGGCGTGCTCAACCGCTACGGCGAGGCCGTCGAGGCGCTCTACCGCCAGGCCGGCGAGGACGCGCTGCCCGCGGCCTGA
- a CDS encoding ABC transporter ATP-binding protein, whose product MLSVRSLRKQYGATEAVSEVSFEVGPGEIVGLLGPNGAGKTTTINMVLGVLEPSSGSIHIEGVDLGRERSRALQCTNFAAVYAPLPGNLTVVQNLRFFGLIYGVCGLSARIEALLQQFELTRFRDTKCGVLSSGEQTRVALAKAMINRPRLLLLDEPTASLDPATARDIRTRIRDFAAEGSSGVLWTSHNMYEVQEVCDRVLFLARGRILLEGDPRTLPAEHGKSSLEELFITVAREPLALEQVG is encoded by the coding sequence GTGCTCTCCGTGCGCTCGCTGCGCAAGCAGTACGGCGCCACCGAGGCCGTGAGTGAGGTCTCCTTCGAGGTGGGGCCCGGGGAGATCGTGGGCCTGCTCGGCCCCAACGGCGCCGGGAAGACCACCACCATCAACATGGTGCTCGGAGTGCTCGAGCCGAGCTCCGGGAGCATCCACATCGAGGGCGTGGACCTGGGGCGCGAGCGCTCGCGGGCGCTGCAGTGTACGAACTTCGCCGCGGTGTACGCCCCCCTGCCGGGCAACCTGACGGTGGTGCAGAACCTGCGCTTCTTCGGGCTCATCTACGGGGTGTGCGGGCTCTCCGCGCGCATCGAGGCGCTGCTGCAGCAGTTCGAGCTCACACGCTTCCGGGACACCAAGTGCGGCGTGCTCTCCTCGGGCGAGCAGACGCGGGTGGCGCTGGCCAAGGCGATGATCAACCGGCCGCGGCTGCTGCTCCTGGACGAGCCCACGGCCTCACTGGACCCTGCGACCGCGCGCGACATCCGCACCCGCATCCGGGACTTCGCCGCCGAGGGCAGCTCGGGCGTGCTGTGGACCTCGCACAACATGTACGAGGTGCAGGAGGTATGTGATCGCGTGCTCTTCCTCGCGCGCGGCCGCATCCTGCTCGAGGGTGACCCGCGCACGCTCCCGGCCGAGCACGGCAAGAGCTCGCTCGAGGAGCTGTTCATCACCGTGGCGCGCGAGCCGCTCGCGCTGGAGCAGGTGGGATGA
- a CDS encoding ABC transporter permease: MRPGRAFAIVLRQLYLIRGSLSRVFPLFVWVALDVVLWGYITKYLNSVTHTGSGAGLDFVPALLGGVLLWDFLTRVMQGVTMAFFEDVWSRNFLNIFATPLSIPEYVGGLVLSSIGTSAVGLVVMGVVAVAVFGLSLLSLGALLVPLLLLLFLFGIALGIVGAAVVLRLGPSAEWFVWPIPAVISPFVGVFYPVATLPGWMQAVSRALPPSYVFEALRAHVHGGSVPLGALAWGGALSLVYLLLACAFFTRIFRHAVRTGLIARYSAESVS, from the coding sequence ATGCGCCCGGGCCGCGCCTTCGCGATCGTGCTGCGCCAGCTGTACCTCATCCGGGGCAGCCTCAGCCGCGTCTTCCCGCTCTTCGTGTGGGTGGCGCTGGACGTGGTGCTCTGGGGCTACATCACGAAGTACCTCAACAGCGTTACCCACACCGGAAGCGGCGCGGGGCTGGACTTCGTGCCCGCGCTGCTGGGCGGGGTGCTGCTCTGGGACTTCCTCACCCGCGTGATGCAGGGCGTGACCATGGCCTTCTTCGAGGACGTGTGGTCGCGCAACTTCCTCAACATCTTCGCGACCCCGCTCTCCATCCCCGAGTACGTGGGGGGCCTCGTGCTCTCGAGCATCGGCACCAGCGCGGTGGGGCTCGTGGTGATGGGGGTGGTGGCGGTGGCGGTGTTCGGCCTCTCGCTGCTGTCGCTGGGCGCGCTGCTGGTGCCGCTCCTGCTCCTGCTCTTCCTCTTCGGCATCGCGCTGGGCATCGTGGGGGCGGCGGTGGTGCTGCGCCTCGGCCCTTCGGCCGAGTGGTTCGTGTGGCCCATCCCCGCAGTCATCTCCCCCTTCGTGGGCGTGTTCTACCCGGTGGCCACGCTGCCCGGCTGGATGCAGGCGGTGTCGCGCGCGCTGCCGCCCTCCTACGTCTTCGAGGCCCTGCGTGCGCACGTGCACGGGGGCAGCGTGCCCCTGGGTGCGCTCGCGTGGGGCGGGGCGCTGTCGCTCGTCTACCTGCTGCTCGCCTGTGCCTTCTTCACGCGCATCTTCCGCCACGCCGTGCGCACCGGGCTCATCGCCCGCTACAGCGCGGAGAGCGTGAGCTAG
- a CDS encoding metallophosphoesterase, producing MFSTRFLLPSLVLTLAAFAVLRVLAPRWSHGRCGLGFWGAALLGQVGWLLALADVSGRAMGPLQLLGAAWLAVVGIVALAGMPFVVALGLGRVVRRLSRRTRLPLDPSRRRFLEGALPAGALAVGVGGSVQVRPFEVRREEVRLPGLPHALDGFRIGQLSDLHVGPFIDPEHVRRAVRALDEEGVDLQVMTGDLIDDMELLAPTFEALESCAARHGMLAILGNHEKWRGLSAVLGAYRACAPRGRVRLLVDESALLEHAGARLRVVGVDYPLVGRHEHGEAQRRQMATSAERAFAGVQAGETLLCLSHHPDFFPFAAERGAQLTLSGHTHGGQVGLFRLPLFRFAFEHILGRYRRGGAHLYVSAGTGHWFPFRVGIPTEVTVITLRSA from the coding sequence ATGTTCAGCACGCGCTTCCTCCTGCCGTCGCTCGTCCTCACCCTGGCCGCATTCGCCGTGCTGCGGGTGCTCGCGCCGCGCTGGAGCCACGGGCGCTGCGGCCTGGGCTTCTGGGGCGCGGCGCTGCTGGGCCAGGTGGGCTGGCTGCTCGCGCTCGCGGACGTGAGCGGCCGCGCGATGGGGCCCCTGCAGCTGCTGGGGGCCGCGTGGCTCGCGGTCGTCGGCATCGTGGCGCTGGCGGGCATGCCCTTCGTGGTGGCGCTGGGGTTGGGGCGGGTGGTGCGCAGGTTGAGCCGGCGCACGCGGCTGCCGCTGGATCCCTCTCGCCGCCGCTTCCTCGAGGGCGCGCTGCCCGCCGGCGCGCTCGCGGTGGGGGTGGGTGGCAGCGTGCAGGTGCGACCCTTCGAGGTGCGCCGCGAGGAGGTGCGGCTGCCGGGCCTGCCCCACGCGCTCGACGGCTTTCGCATCGGCCAGCTCTCCGACCTGCACGTGGGCCCCTTCATCGACCCGGAGCACGTGCGGCGCGCCGTGAGGGCGCTGGACGAGGAGGGCGTGGACCTGCAGGTGATGACCGGGGACCTCATCGACGACATGGAGCTGCTGGCCCCCACCTTCGAGGCCCTCGAGTCCTGCGCCGCGCGCCACGGGATGCTCGCCATCCTGGGCAACCACGAGAAGTGGCGCGGACTCTCCGCCGTGCTCGGCGCGTATCGGGCCTGCGCTCCGCGCGGGCGGGTGCGGCTGCTGGTGGACGAGAGCGCGCTGCTCGAGCACGCGGGCGCGCGCCTCCGGGTGGTGGGCGTGGACTACCCCCTGGTCGGGAGGCACGAGCACGGGGAGGCGCAGCGCAGGCAGATGGCCACCTCGGCCGAGCGCGCGTTCGCCGGTGTACAGGCCGGCGAGACGCTGCTCTGCCTCTCGCACCACCCGGACTTCTTCCCCTTCGCCGCCGAGCGCGGCGCGCAGCTCACGCTCTCCGGCCACACGCACGGCGGGCAGGTGGGGCTGTTCCGGCTGCCCCTGTTCCGCTTCGCCTTCGAGCACATCCTGGGGCGCTACCGCCGCGGCGGCGCGCACCTCTACGTGTCCGCGGGCACCGGGCACTGGTTCCCGTTCCGCGTCGGCATCCCCACGGAGGTCACCGTGATCACCCTTCGGTCCGCCTGA
- a CDS encoding Isoquinoline 1-oxidoreductase subunit, translating into MKPALRLALPLLLAGLAACRRSGSDAQPAPTPAPEAPAPAASDVPPSGPRKPLRPLESFASIQDPAERSRALFLEASRVMLHPRCSNCHPAGDVPHQGMEWKLHDPPVVRGPDDRGVVGMECTGCHQDHNLPLARVPGAPNWHLAPREMAWVGRTPHSLCEQLKDPQRNGGRTLAQLVEHNAHDKLVGWGWEPGHGREPAPGTQEAFGKLVQAWVDTGAQCPPEEAKP; encoded by the coding sequence GTGAAGCCTGCCCTTCGCCTCGCGCTGCCCCTTCTCCTGGCCGGCCTGGCCGCGTGCCGGCGCTCCGGCTCGGACGCCCAGCCCGCGCCCACGCCTGCGCCGGAAGCGCCGGCGCCCGCGGCGAGCGACGTCCCTCCCAGCGGCCCGCGAAAGCCCCTGCGGCCGCTCGAGTCGTTCGCGTCCATCCAGGACCCGGCCGAGCGGTCGCGGGCGCTCTTCCTCGAAGCCAGCCGCGTGATGCTCCACCCGCGCTGCTCGAACTGCCACCCCGCGGGGGACGTGCCCCACCAGGGGATGGAGTGGAAGCTTCACGACCCGCCCGTGGTGCGGGGCCCCGACGACCGCGGCGTGGTGGGGATGGAGTGCACCGGCTGCCACCAGGACCACAACCTCCCGCTCGCCCGCGTGCCGGGTGCGCCGAACTGGCACCTCGCTCCCCGCGAGATGGCGTGGGTGGGACGCACGCCGCACTCGCTGTGCGAGCAGCTCAAGGATCCCCAGCGCAACGGCGGGCGCACGCTCGCGCAGCTCGTCGAGCACAACGCCCACGACAAGCTCGTCGGCTGGGGCTGGGAGCCGGGCCACGGGCGGGAGCCCGCGCCGGGCACCCAGGAGGCGTTCGGCAAGCTCGTGCAGGCGTGGGTGGACACGGGGGCCCAGTGCCCGCCGGAGGAGGCAAAGCCGTGA
- a CDS encoding (2Fe-2S)-binding protein gives MTVRIRINGVERELDVDPEMPLLWALRDVLALTGTKYGCGQALCGACTVHLDGQVVRSCVTPVGRAAGKAVTTIEGLSPDGNHPLQKAWVNLGVPQCGFCQAGQIMTAAALLSRIPKPTDAQIEQSLAGNLCRCGTYGRIRAAIKQAAGLEGDAGEEKSR, from the coding sequence GTGACGGTCCGCATCCGCATCAACGGCGTCGAGCGCGAGCTGGACGTAGACCCCGAGATGCCGCTGCTCTGGGCGCTGCGCGACGTGCTCGCGCTCACCGGCACCAAGTACGGCTGCGGCCAGGCGCTGTGCGGCGCGTGCACGGTGCACCTGGACGGCCAGGTGGTGCGCTCCTGCGTGACGCCGGTGGGCCGCGCCGCGGGCAAGGCGGTGACGACCATCGAGGGGCTCTCGCCGGACGGCAACCACCCCCTGCAGAAGGCCTGGGTGAACCTGGGCGTGCCCCAGTGCGGCTTCTGCCAGGCAGGGCAGATCATGACGGCTGCGGCGCTGCTCTCGCGCATCCCCAAGCCCACGGACGCACAGATCGAACAGTCGCTCGCCGGGAACCTCTGCCGCTGCGGCACCTACGGCCGCATCCGCGCTGCCATCAAGCAGGCGGCGGGCCTCGAGGGCGACGCGGGCGAGGAGAAGTCCCGGTGA
- a CDS encoding molybdopterin cofactor-binding domain-containing protein, with amino-acid sequence MSARAGLIARRTFLAGLGLSAAGLSLGFYRQQPPTNEPAGGGDEKTATSAPEQEAKSEGLNPNVFVHVAPDGQVTIVCHRSEMGQGIRSSLPVLIADELGADMAHVRIRQAEGDKAYGDQNTDGSNSVRGLYEDMLRAGATARQMLVAEAAERWGVRPESCEARDGAVVHAASRRSLAFGALAVAAGKRPVPPPEEVRLRPRSQLRNVGGPLPLVDGPAYVTGKAVYGADVRLPGMLTAVIARPPVVGSRLNRFDARRALAVPGVRKVLALPDPKPPYAFQPWGGVAVLADNTWAAMRGRAALGIDWSSSDNDTFDSEAFRKTLSESVGKSGKVLRKVGDADAALARAARVVEAEYHVPHLAHTSMEPPAAVAKVEGGRCEVWACTQNPQEARSEAARVAGIPEEQVRVNVTFLGGGFGRKSKADFVAEAVFLAKEAGVPVRVQWTREDDVQHDYYNTVSTQRLSAGLDAQNKVVAWRHRTAFPPIGTTFGGPGQPSAGDLQQGVLDLALAVPNVSAEGCAAEPHTRIGWLRSVYNIFQAFSIGSFVDELAHARGADPRAQWLELLGPPRKASLAELGIPKLPNYGLPLEQHPVDVGRLRHVIERVTELSRWDARKAEGRSLGLAAHRSFVSYVAAVVSVVRGPDERLHVDEVWVVADAGTVLNPDRVRAQMEGSVIFGMSLALFGGITLMKGAVQQSNFRDYRLVRIGEAPRKTHVELVRSELPPGGVGEPGVPPIAPALANALFALTGTRVRELPLMQKLKV; translated from the coding sequence GTGAGCGCGCGCGCAGGCCTCATCGCCCGCCGCACCTTCCTCGCCGGCCTCGGCCTCTCCGCCGCGGGGCTCTCGCTGGGCTTCTACCGGCAGCAGCCCCCGACGAACGAGCCCGCGGGCGGCGGGGACGAGAAGACCGCCACGAGCGCGCCCGAACAGGAGGCGAAGAGCGAGGGGCTCAACCCCAACGTGTTCGTACACGTGGCGCCGGACGGGCAGGTGACCATCGTGTGCCACCGCTCGGAGATGGGGCAGGGCATCCGCAGCTCGCTGCCGGTGCTGATCGCCGACGAGCTGGGCGCGGACATGGCGCACGTGCGCATCCGGCAGGCCGAGGGAGACAAGGCCTACGGCGACCAGAACACCGACGGCTCCAACAGCGTGCGCGGGCTCTACGAGGACATGCTCCGCGCCGGGGCCACCGCGCGCCAGATGCTGGTGGCCGAGGCGGCCGAGCGCTGGGGCGTGCGCCCCGAGAGCTGCGAGGCCCGCGACGGCGCCGTGGTGCACGCGGCGAGCAGGCGCAGCCTCGCCTTCGGCGCGCTCGCGGTCGCGGCCGGAAAGCGCCCGGTGCCCCCGCCCGAGGAGGTGCGCCTCCGCCCGCGCTCCCAGCTGCGAAACGTGGGCGGGCCGCTGCCGCTGGTAGATGGCCCCGCCTACGTGACGGGCAAGGCCGTGTACGGCGCGGACGTGCGGCTGCCCGGAATGCTCACCGCCGTCATCGCGCGCCCGCCCGTGGTGGGCTCGCGCCTGAACCGCTTCGACGCGCGGCGCGCGCTCGCCGTGCCGGGCGTGCGCAAGGTGCTCGCGCTCCCGGACCCGAAGCCGCCGTACGCCTTCCAGCCCTGGGGCGGCGTCGCGGTGCTCGCGGACAACACCTGGGCAGCGATGCGGGGGCGCGCGGCGCTGGGCATCGACTGGAGCAGCAGCGACAACGACACCTTCGACTCGGAGGCCTTCCGCAAGACGCTCTCCGAGTCGGTGGGCAAGAGCGGCAAGGTGCTGCGCAAGGTGGGGGACGCGGACGCGGCGCTCGCGCGCGCGGCGCGCGTGGTGGAGGCCGAGTACCACGTGCCGCACCTCGCCCACACGTCCATGGAGCCGCCCGCGGCCGTGGCGAAGGTGGAGGGCGGGCGCTGCGAGGTGTGGGCCTGTACCCAGAACCCGCAGGAGGCGCGCAGCGAGGCCGCGCGCGTGGCGGGCATCCCCGAGGAGCAGGTGCGCGTGAACGTCACCTTCCTGGGGGGCGGCTTCGGTCGCAAGTCCAAGGCGGACTTCGTCGCCGAGGCCGTGTTCCTCGCGAAGGAGGCAGGCGTCCCGGTGCGCGTGCAGTGGACGCGCGAGGACGACGTGCAGCACGACTACTACAACACGGTGAGCACCCAGCGCCTCAGCGCGGGGCTCGATGCGCAGAACAAGGTGGTGGCCTGGCGCCACCGCACGGCCTTCCCGCCCATCGGCACCACCTTCGGTGGGCCGGGGCAGCCGAGCGCGGGAGACCTGCAGCAGGGCGTGCTCGACCTCGCGCTCGCGGTGCCCAACGTGAGCGCCGAGGGGTGCGCCGCGGAGCCGCACACGCGCATCGGCTGGCTGCGCTCCGTGTACAACATCTTCCAGGCCTTCTCGATCGGCTCCTTCGTGGACGAGCTCGCCCACGCCCGCGGGGCAGACCCGCGCGCCCAGTGGCTCGAGCTGCTCGGGCCGCCGCGCAAGGCGTCGCTCGCGGAGCTCGGCATCCCGAAGCTGCCCAACTACGGCCTGCCGCTCGAGCAGCACCCGGTGGACGTGGGGCGGCTGCGCCACGTCATCGAGCGCGTCACGGAGCTCTCGCGCTGGGATGCGCGCAAGGCCGAGGGCCGCAGTCTGGGGCTCGCTGCCCACCGCAGCTTCGTGAGCTACGTGGCGGCGGTCGTCTCCGTGGTGCGTGGGCCCGACGAGCGGCTGCACGTGGATGAAGTATGGGTGGTGGCGGACGCGGGCACCGTGCTCAACCCGGACCGCGTGCGCGCGCAGATGGAGGGCTCGGTCATCTTCGGGATGAGCCTCGCGCTCTTCGGCGGCATCACCCTGATGAAGGGCGCGGTGCAGCAGTCGAACTTCCGCGACTACCGGCTCGTGCGCATCGGCGAGGCGCCGCGCAAGACGCACGTGGAGCTGGTGCGCAGCGAGCTGCCGCCGGGCGGGGTGGGGGAGCCGGGCGTGCCGCCCATCGCCCCTGCGCTCGCCAATGCGCTCTTCGCGCTCACCGGGACGCGCGTGCGCGAGCTGCCCCTCATGCAGAAGCTGAAGGTGTGA
- a CDS encoding NTP transferase domain-containing protein, with the protein MSGVPAAAALVLAAGAGRRMGGPKAVLCVEGLPLVAQHVARLAEVGCSPVVVVVPPQVHGQVAQVLASWPYVRLVAAETASQAHTLAVAARELGPEPACERVVVTPVDLVPARVETLLALLGAVMGEVLCASPTYRGQGGHPVVLRAALLEAYLGAGEPPPLRDVLEAAEQGRVRLEVEDPAVARDFDTAEELLRATGRGPTFWARRVR; encoded by the coding sequence GTGAGCGGGGTGCCGGCGGCGGCGGCGCTGGTGCTCGCCGCAGGCGCGGGACGGCGCATGGGCGGGCCCAAGGCGGTCCTGTGCGTGGAGGGGCTGCCCCTCGTGGCGCAGCACGTGGCGCGGCTCGCCGAGGTGGGGTGCTCTCCGGTGGTCGTCGTGGTGCCGCCGCAGGTACACGGGCAGGTCGCGCAGGTGCTGGCGTCGTGGCCGTACGTGAGGCTCGTCGCGGCGGAGACGGCGTCGCAGGCGCACACGCTCGCCGTGGCTGCGCGGGAGTTGGGACCCGAGCCCGCGTGTGAGCGCGTCGTCGTCACGCCTGTGGACCTGGTGCCCGCACGGGTCGAGACGCTGCTAGCGCTGCTCGGAGCGGTGATGGGTGAGGTTCTATGCGCGAGCCCGACCTACCGAGGGCAGGGCGGGCATCCCGTGGTGCTTCGCGCAGCGTTGCTCGAGGCGTACCTCGGGGCGGGGGAGCCTCCGCCCTTGCGCGACGTGCTCGAGGCGGCGGAGCAGGGGCGCGTGCGGCTGGAGGTGGAGGACCCTGCGGTCGCTCGTGACTTCGACACCGCGGAGGAGCTGCTGCGGGCGACGGGGAGGGGGCCCACGTTCTGGGCGCGCCGGGTGCGCTGA
- the xdhC gene encoding xanthine dehydrogenase accessory protein XdhC — MWDWLTKLTELTGAGLPVAVATVVDCKGSTPRERGARMLVLEDGRFFGTIGGGHLEQCVLEDARATLRSGEARLHRYPLGTKLAQCCGGVMDVFVEPMNVGPRLALFGAGHVAQALCQVLQGTPFSVDLVDERAEWVEAPSLPAPVRRHHVAWDEFCDGARWSEHSRYVLVMTHRHDLDQEIIAHVLGRPTRFIGLIGSRSKWARFRQRLTLRGMAPEALERVHCPVGVDTGGKAPQEVAISIAAQLLQVHYARGAEATPPSVVHRETA, encoded by the coding sequence ATGTGGGACTGGCTGACGAAGCTCACCGAGCTGACCGGAGCGGGGCTCCCGGTGGCGGTGGCCACGGTGGTGGACTGCAAGGGCTCCACGCCGCGCGAGCGCGGGGCCCGCATGCTGGTGCTGGAGGACGGCCGCTTCTTCGGGACCATCGGTGGAGGCCACCTGGAGCAGTGCGTGCTCGAGGACGCGCGCGCCACCTTGCGCAGCGGGGAGGCGCGCCTGCACCGCTATCCGCTCGGCACGAAGCTGGCCCAGTGCTGTGGAGGGGTGATGGACGTGTTCGTGGAGCCGATGAACGTGGGCCCGCGCCTCGCGCTCTTCGGGGCGGGCCACGTGGCGCAGGCGCTGTGCCAGGTGCTGCAGGGGACGCCCTTCTCTGTGGACCTGGTGGACGAGCGCGCGGAGTGGGTGGAAGCGCCGTCGCTGCCCGCCCCGGTGCGCCGGCACCATGTCGCGTGGGACGAGTTCTGTGACGGCGCGCGTTGGAGCGAGCACTCGCGCTACGTGCTGGTGATGACGCACCGGCATGACCTGGACCAGGAGATCATCGCCCACGTGCTCGGGCGCCCCACGCGCTTCATCGGGCTCATCGGCAGCCGCAGCAAGTGGGCCCGCTTCCGCCAGCGGCTCACGCTGCGTGGCATGGCCCCCGAGGCGCTCGAGCGCGTGCACTGCCCGGTGGGAGTCGACACGGGCGGCAAGGCGCCGCAGGAGGTGGCGATCAGCATCGCCGCGCAGCTGCTCCAGGTGCACTACGCCCGGGGCGCCGAGGCCACCCCGCCCTCCGTCGTCCACAGAGAGACCGCGTGA